Proteins from one Mesoplodon densirostris isolate mMesDen1 chromosome 1, mMesDen1 primary haplotype, whole genome shotgun sequence genomic window:
- the UNC5B gene encoding netrin receptor UNC5B isoform X1 yields the protein MWARSGARGALLLTLLLCWDLRLSQAASAGTDSGSEVLPDSFPSALAEPLPHFLREPQDAYIVKNKPVELRCRAFPATQIYFKCNGEWVSQNDHVTQESLDEATGLQVREVQIEVSRQQVEELFGLEDYWCQCVAWSSAGTTKSRRAYVRIAYLRKNFDQEPLGKEVPLDHEVLLQCRPPEGVPVAEVEWLKNEDVIDPTQDTNFLLTIDHNLIIRQARLSDTANYTCVAKNIVAKRRSTTATIIVYVNGGWSSWAEWSPCSNRCGRGWQKRTRTCTNPAPLNGGAFCEGQAFQKTACTTVCPVDGAWTEWSKWSACSTECAHWRSRECMAPPPQNGGRDCSGTLLDSKNCTDGLCVQNKKTLSDPKSHLLESSGDVALYAGLVVSISVAVAVLVVVGVVVYRRNCRDFDTDITDSSAALTGGFHPVNFKTARPNNPQLLHPSVPPDLTAGAGIYRGPMYALQDSADKIPMTNSPLLDPLPNLKIKVYNSSTTSSGPGLADGAELLGVLPPGTYPGDFARNAHFLHLRSASLGSQQLLGMPRDPGSSVSGTFGCLGGRLSIPDTGVSLLVPNGAIPQGKFYEMYLLINKAENTLPLSEGTQTVLSPSVTCGPTGLLLCRPVILTVPHCAEVSAGDWIFQLKTQAHQGHWEEVVTLDEETLNTPCYCQLEARSCHILLDQLGTYVFTGESYSRLAVKRLQLAIFAPALCTSLEYSLRVYCLEDTPVALKEVLELERTLGGYLVEEPKPLLFKDSYHNLRLSLHDLPHTHWRSKLLAKYQEIPFYHIWSGSQKALHCTFTLERHSLASTELTCKICVRQVEGEGQIFQLHTTLAETPAGSLDALCSAPSSAVTTQLGPYAFKIPVSIRQKICNSLDAPNSRGNDWRLLAQKLSMDRYLNYFATKASPTGVILDLWEALQQDDGDLNSLASALEEMGKSEMLVAMATDGDC from the exons CCTCTGCAGGCACTGATTCTGGCAGCGAGGTGCTCCCAGACTCCTTCCCGTCGGCGCTGGCAGAGCCGCTGCCCCACTTCCTGCGGGAGCCGCAGGACGCCTACATCGTGAAGAACAAGCCGGTGGAGCTGCGCTGCCGTGCCTTCCCTGCCACGCAGATCTACTTCAAGTGCAATGGCGAGTGGGTCAGCCAGAACGACCACGTCACGCAGGAGAGCCTGGACGAGGCCACCG gcCTGCAGGTGCGAGAGGTGCAGATCGAGGTGTCGCGGCAGCAGGTGGAGGAGCTGTTTGGGCTGGAGGATTACTGGTGCCAGTGCGTGGCCTGGAGCTCTGCGGGCACCACCAAGAGTCGCCGGGCCTATGTCCGCATTGCAT acCTGCGCAAGAACTTTGATCAGGAGCCTCTGGGCAAGGAAGTGCCCCTGGACCACGAAGTTCTCCTGCAATGCCGCCCACCAGAGGGGGTGCCTGTGGCTGAG GTGGAATGGCTCAAGAACGAGGACGTCATCGACCCCACCCAGGACACCAACTTCCTGCTCACCATCGACCACAACCTCATCATCCGCCAGGCTCGCCTGTCGGATACGGCCAACTATACCTGCGTGGCCAAGAACATCGTGGCCAAGCGCCGCAGCACCACCGCCACCATCATTGTCTACG TGAACGGCGGCTGGTCCAGCTGGGCTGAGTGGTCACCCTGCTCCAACCGCTGTGGCCGCGGCTGGCAGAAGCGCACACGGACCTGCACCAACCCCGCCCCGCTCAATGGAGGCGCCTTCTGTGAGGGCCAGGCCTTCCAGAAGACTGCCTGCACCACCGTGTGCCCAG TCGATGGCGCGTGGACAGAGTGGAGCAAGTGGTCGGCCTGTAGCACCGAGTGTGCGCACTGGCGCAGCCGCGAGTGCATGGCGCCTCCTCCCCAGAACGGAGGCCGGGACTGCAGCGGGACCCTGCTTGACTCCAAGAATTGCACCGACGGGCTGTGCGTGCAGA ACAAGAAAACTCTAAGTGACCCCAAAAGCCACC ttctggagtcctCGGGGGACGTGGCGCTGTACGCAGGCCTTGTGGTGTCCATCTCCGTGGCGGTGGCCGTCCTCGTGGTGGTAGGGGTGGTCGTGTACCGCCGCAACTGCCGCGACTTCGACACCGACATCACCGACTCGTCCGCCGCCCTCACTGGCGGCTTCCACCCAGTCAACTTTAAGACTGCAAGGCCCA ACAACCCGCAGCTCCTGCACCCATCTGTGCCTCCGGACCTCACTGCCGGTGCGGGCATCTACCGCGGACCCATGTACGCCCTGCAGGACTCGGCCGACAAGATCCCAATGACCAACTCACCCCTGCTGGACCCCCTGCCCAACCTCAAGATCAAGGTCTACAACTCTAGCACCACCAGCTCTGGGCCAGGCCTGGCAGACGGGGCTGAGCTGCTGGGAGTCCTGCCACCCGGCACGTACCCTGGTGATTTTGCCCGGAATGCCCACTTCCTGCACCTGCGCAGTGCCAGCCTCGGCTCCCAGCAGCTCCTGGGCATGCCCCGTGACCCGGGGAGCAGTGTCAGCGGCACCTTTGGCTGCCTGGGCGGGAGGCTCAGCATCCCTGACACAG GGGTCAGCCTGCTGGTGCCCAATGGAGCCATTCCCCAGGGCAAGTTCTACGAGATGTACCTCCTCATCAACAAGGCAGAAAACACCCT cccgctTTCAGAAGGGACCCAGACAGTACTGAGCCCGTCGGTGACCTGCGGGCCCACGGGCCTCCTGCTGTGCCGCCCCGTCATCCTCACGGTGCCACACTGCGCTGAAGTCAGTGCTGGTGACTGGATCTTCCAGCTCAAGACCCAGGCCCACCAGGGCCACTGGGAG GAGGTGGTCACCCTGGATGAGGAGACCCTTAATACCCCCTGCTACTGCCAGCTGGAGGCCAGGTCCTGCCACATCCTGTTGGACCAGCTGGGCACCTACGTCTTCACGGGTGAGTCCTACTCCCGCTTGGCAGTCAAGCGGCTCCAGCTGGCCATCTTCGCCCCCGCCCTCTGCACCTCTCTGGAGTACAGCCTCAGGGTCTACTGCCTGGAGGACACGCCCGTAGCACTAAAG GAGGTGCTGGAGCTAGAGCGGACCCTGGGTGGCTACCTAGTGGAGGAGCCAAAACCCCTGCTGTTTAAGGACAGTTACCATAACCTGCGCCTCTCCCTCCACGACCTGCCCCACACCCACTGGAGGAGCAAGCTGCTGGCCAAGTACCAG gagATCCCCTTCTATCACATTTGGAGTGGCAGCCAGAAGGCCCTGCACTGCACCTTCACCCTGGAGAGGCATAGCCTGGCCTCCACGGAGCTCACCTGCAAGATCTGCGTGCGGCAGGTGGAGGGGGAGGGCCAGATATTCCAGCTGCACACCACGCTGGCAGAG ACACCTGCTGGCTCCCTGGACGCCCTCTGCTCCGCCCCCAGCAGCGCAGTCACCACCCAGCTGGGACCCTATGCCTTCAAGATCCCCGTTTCCATCCGCCAGAAGATATGCAACAGCCTGGACGCCCCCAACTCGCGCGGCAATGACTGGCGGTTGTTGGCGCAGAAACTCTCCATGGACCG GTACCTGAACTACTTTGCCACAAAAGCGAGCCCCACGGGTGTGATCCTCGACCTCTGGGAAGCTCTGCAGCAGGACGACGGGGACCTCAACAGCCTGGCGAGTGCCTTGGAGGAGATGGGCAAGAGCGAGATGCTGGTGGCCATGGCCACCGATGGGGACTGCTAA
- the UNC5B gene encoding netrin receptor UNC5B isoform X2, which translates to MWARSGARGALLLTLLLCWDLRLSQAASAGTDSGSEVLPDSFPSALAEPLPHFLREPQDAYIVKNKPVELRCRAFPATQIYFKCNGEWVSQNDHVTQESLDEATGLQVREVQIEVSRQQVEELFGLEDYWCQCVAWSSAGTTKSRRAYVRIAYLRKNFDQEPLGKEVPLDHEVLLQCRPPEGVPVAEVEWLKNEDVIDPTQDTNFLLTIDHNLIIRQARLSDTANYTCVAKNIVAKRRSTTATIIVYVNGGWSSWAEWSPCSNRCGRGWQKRTRTCTNPAPLNGGAFCEGQAFQKTACTTVCPVDGAWTEWSKWSACSTECAHWRSRECMAPPPQNGGRDCSGTLLDSKNCTDGLCVQILESSGDVALYAGLVVSISVAVAVLVVVGVVVYRRNCRDFDTDITDSSAALTGGFHPVNFKTARPNNPQLLHPSVPPDLTAGAGIYRGPMYALQDSADKIPMTNSPLLDPLPNLKIKVYNSSTTSSGPGLADGAELLGVLPPGTYPGDFARNAHFLHLRSASLGSQQLLGMPRDPGSSVSGTFGCLGGRLSIPDTGVSLLVPNGAIPQGKFYEMYLLINKAENTLPLSEGTQTVLSPSVTCGPTGLLLCRPVILTVPHCAEVSAGDWIFQLKTQAHQGHWEEVVTLDEETLNTPCYCQLEARSCHILLDQLGTYVFTGESYSRLAVKRLQLAIFAPALCTSLEYSLRVYCLEDTPVALKEVLELERTLGGYLVEEPKPLLFKDSYHNLRLSLHDLPHTHWRSKLLAKYQEIPFYHIWSGSQKALHCTFTLERHSLASTELTCKICVRQVEGEGQIFQLHTTLAETPAGSLDALCSAPSSAVTTQLGPYAFKIPVSIRQKICNSLDAPNSRGNDWRLLAQKLSMDRYLNYFATKASPTGVILDLWEALQQDDGDLNSLASALEEMGKSEMLVAMATDGDC; encoded by the exons CCTCTGCAGGCACTGATTCTGGCAGCGAGGTGCTCCCAGACTCCTTCCCGTCGGCGCTGGCAGAGCCGCTGCCCCACTTCCTGCGGGAGCCGCAGGACGCCTACATCGTGAAGAACAAGCCGGTGGAGCTGCGCTGCCGTGCCTTCCCTGCCACGCAGATCTACTTCAAGTGCAATGGCGAGTGGGTCAGCCAGAACGACCACGTCACGCAGGAGAGCCTGGACGAGGCCACCG gcCTGCAGGTGCGAGAGGTGCAGATCGAGGTGTCGCGGCAGCAGGTGGAGGAGCTGTTTGGGCTGGAGGATTACTGGTGCCAGTGCGTGGCCTGGAGCTCTGCGGGCACCACCAAGAGTCGCCGGGCCTATGTCCGCATTGCAT acCTGCGCAAGAACTTTGATCAGGAGCCTCTGGGCAAGGAAGTGCCCCTGGACCACGAAGTTCTCCTGCAATGCCGCCCACCAGAGGGGGTGCCTGTGGCTGAG GTGGAATGGCTCAAGAACGAGGACGTCATCGACCCCACCCAGGACACCAACTTCCTGCTCACCATCGACCACAACCTCATCATCCGCCAGGCTCGCCTGTCGGATACGGCCAACTATACCTGCGTGGCCAAGAACATCGTGGCCAAGCGCCGCAGCACCACCGCCACCATCATTGTCTACG TGAACGGCGGCTGGTCCAGCTGGGCTGAGTGGTCACCCTGCTCCAACCGCTGTGGCCGCGGCTGGCAGAAGCGCACACGGACCTGCACCAACCCCGCCCCGCTCAATGGAGGCGCCTTCTGTGAGGGCCAGGCCTTCCAGAAGACTGCCTGCACCACCGTGTGCCCAG TCGATGGCGCGTGGACAGAGTGGAGCAAGTGGTCGGCCTGTAGCACCGAGTGTGCGCACTGGCGCAGCCGCGAGTGCATGGCGCCTCCTCCCCAGAACGGAGGCCGGGACTGCAGCGGGACCCTGCTTGACTCCAAGAATTGCACCGACGGGCTGTGCGTGCAGA ttctggagtcctCGGGGGACGTGGCGCTGTACGCAGGCCTTGTGGTGTCCATCTCCGTGGCGGTGGCCGTCCTCGTGGTGGTAGGGGTGGTCGTGTACCGCCGCAACTGCCGCGACTTCGACACCGACATCACCGACTCGTCCGCCGCCCTCACTGGCGGCTTCCACCCAGTCAACTTTAAGACTGCAAGGCCCA ACAACCCGCAGCTCCTGCACCCATCTGTGCCTCCGGACCTCACTGCCGGTGCGGGCATCTACCGCGGACCCATGTACGCCCTGCAGGACTCGGCCGACAAGATCCCAATGACCAACTCACCCCTGCTGGACCCCCTGCCCAACCTCAAGATCAAGGTCTACAACTCTAGCACCACCAGCTCTGGGCCAGGCCTGGCAGACGGGGCTGAGCTGCTGGGAGTCCTGCCACCCGGCACGTACCCTGGTGATTTTGCCCGGAATGCCCACTTCCTGCACCTGCGCAGTGCCAGCCTCGGCTCCCAGCAGCTCCTGGGCATGCCCCGTGACCCGGGGAGCAGTGTCAGCGGCACCTTTGGCTGCCTGGGCGGGAGGCTCAGCATCCCTGACACAG GGGTCAGCCTGCTGGTGCCCAATGGAGCCATTCCCCAGGGCAAGTTCTACGAGATGTACCTCCTCATCAACAAGGCAGAAAACACCCT cccgctTTCAGAAGGGACCCAGACAGTACTGAGCCCGTCGGTGACCTGCGGGCCCACGGGCCTCCTGCTGTGCCGCCCCGTCATCCTCACGGTGCCACACTGCGCTGAAGTCAGTGCTGGTGACTGGATCTTCCAGCTCAAGACCCAGGCCCACCAGGGCCACTGGGAG GAGGTGGTCACCCTGGATGAGGAGACCCTTAATACCCCCTGCTACTGCCAGCTGGAGGCCAGGTCCTGCCACATCCTGTTGGACCAGCTGGGCACCTACGTCTTCACGGGTGAGTCCTACTCCCGCTTGGCAGTCAAGCGGCTCCAGCTGGCCATCTTCGCCCCCGCCCTCTGCACCTCTCTGGAGTACAGCCTCAGGGTCTACTGCCTGGAGGACACGCCCGTAGCACTAAAG GAGGTGCTGGAGCTAGAGCGGACCCTGGGTGGCTACCTAGTGGAGGAGCCAAAACCCCTGCTGTTTAAGGACAGTTACCATAACCTGCGCCTCTCCCTCCACGACCTGCCCCACACCCACTGGAGGAGCAAGCTGCTGGCCAAGTACCAG gagATCCCCTTCTATCACATTTGGAGTGGCAGCCAGAAGGCCCTGCACTGCACCTTCACCCTGGAGAGGCATAGCCTGGCCTCCACGGAGCTCACCTGCAAGATCTGCGTGCGGCAGGTGGAGGGGGAGGGCCAGATATTCCAGCTGCACACCACGCTGGCAGAG ACACCTGCTGGCTCCCTGGACGCCCTCTGCTCCGCCCCCAGCAGCGCAGTCACCACCCAGCTGGGACCCTATGCCTTCAAGATCCCCGTTTCCATCCGCCAGAAGATATGCAACAGCCTGGACGCCCCCAACTCGCGCGGCAATGACTGGCGGTTGTTGGCGCAGAAACTCTCCATGGACCG GTACCTGAACTACTTTGCCACAAAAGCGAGCCCCACGGGTGTGATCCTCGACCTCTGGGAAGCTCTGCAGCAGGACGACGGGGACCTCAACAGCCTGGCGAGTGCCTTGGAGGAGATGGGCAAGAGCGAGATGCTGGTGGCCATGGCCACCGATGGGGACTGCTAA
- the UNC5B gene encoding netrin receptor UNC5B isoform X3: MWARSGARGALLLTLLLCWDLRLSQAASAGTDSGSEVLPDSFPSALAEPLPHFLREPQDAYIVKNKPVELRCRAFPATQIYFKCNGEWVSQNDHVTQESLDEATGLQVREVQIEVSRQQVEELFGLEDYWCQCVAWSSAGTTKSRRAYVRIAYLRKNFDQEPLGKEVPLDHEVLLQCRPPEGVPVAEVEWLKNEDVIDPTQDTNFLLTIDHNLIIRQARLSDTANYTCVAKNIVAKRRSTTATIIVYVNGGWSSWAEWSPCSNRCGRGWQKRTRTCTNPAPLNGGAFCEGQAFQKTACTTVCPVDGAWTEWSKWSACSTECAHWRSRECMAPPPQNGGRDCSGTLLDSKNCTDGLCVQNKKTLSDPKSHLLESSGDVALYAGLVVSISVAVAVLVVVGVVVYRRNCRDFDTDITDSSAALTGGFHPVNFKTARPRVSLLVPNGAIPQGKFYEMYLLINKAENTLPLSEGTQTVLSPSVTCGPTGLLLCRPVILTVPHCAEVSAGDWIFQLKTQAHQGHWEEVVTLDEETLNTPCYCQLEARSCHILLDQLGTYVFTGESYSRLAVKRLQLAIFAPALCTSLEYSLRVYCLEDTPVALKEVLELERTLGGYLVEEPKPLLFKDSYHNLRLSLHDLPHTHWRSKLLAKYQEIPFYHIWSGSQKALHCTFTLERHSLASTELTCKICVRQVEGEGQIFQLHTTLAETPAGSLDALCSAPSSAVTTQLGPYAFKIPVSIRQKICNSLDAPNSRGNDWRLLAQKLSMDRYLNYFATKASPTGVILDLWEALQQDDGDLNSLASALEEMGKSEMLVAMATDGDC; the protein is encoded by the exons CCTCTGCAGGCACTGATTCTGGCAGCGAGGTGCTCCCAGACTCCTTCCCGTCGGCGCTGGCAGAGCCGCTGCCCCACTTCCTGCGGGAGCCGCAGGACGCCTACATCGTGAAGAACAAGCCGGTGGAGCTGCGCTGCCGTGCCTTCCCTGCCACGCAGATCTACTTCAAGTGCAATGGCGAGTGGGTCAGCCAGAACGACCACGTCACGCAGGAGAGCCTGGACGAGGCCACCG gcCTGCAGGTGCGAGAGGTGCAGATCGAGGTGTCGCGGCAGCAGGTGGAGGAGCTGTTTGGGCTGGAGGATTACTGGTGCCAGTGCGTGGCCTGGAGCTCTGCGGGCACCACCAAGAGTCGCCGGGCCTATGTCCGCATTGCAT acCTGCGCAAGAACTTTGATCAGGAGCCTCTGGGCAAGGAAGTGCCCCTGGACCACGAAGTTCTCCTGCAATGCCGCCCACCAGAGGGGGTGCCTGTGGCTGAG GTGGAATGGCTCAAGAACGAGGACGTCATCGACCCCACCCAGGACACCAACTTCCTGCTCACCATCGACCACAACCTCATCATCCGCCAGGCTCGCCTGTCGGATACGGCCAACTATACCTGCGTGGCCAAGAACATCGTGGCCAAGCGCCGCAGCACCACCGCCACCATCATTGTCTACG TGAACGGCGGCTGGTCCAGCTGGGCTGAGTGGTCACCCTGCTCCAACCGCTGTGGCCGCGGCTGGCAGAAGCGCACACGGACCTGCACCAACCCCGCCCCGCTCAATGGAGGCGCCTTCTGTGAGGGCCAGGCCTTCCAGAAGACTGCCTGCACCACCGTGTGCCCAG TCGATGGCGCGTGGACAGAGTGGAGCAAGTGGTCGGCCTGTAGCACCGAGTGTGCGCACTGGCGCAGCCGCGAGTGCATGGCGCCTCCTCCCCAGAACGGAGGCCGGGACTGCAGCGGGACCCTGCTTGACTCCAAGAATTGCACCGACGGGCTGTGCGTGCAGA ACAAGAAAACTCTAAGTGACCCCAAAAGCCACC ttctggagtcctCGGGGGACGTGGCGCTGTACGCAGGCCTTGTGGTGTCCATCTCCGTGGCGGTGGCCGTCCTCGTGGTGGTAGGGGTGGTCGTGTACCGCCGCAACTGCCGCGACTTCGACACCGACATCACCGACTCGTCCGCCGCCCTCACTGGCGGCTTCCACCCAGTCAACTTTAAGACTGCAAGGCCCA GGGTCAGCCTGCTGGTGCCCAATGGAGCCATTCCCCAGGGCAAGTTCTACGAGATGTACCTCCTCATCAACAAGGCAGAAAACACCCT cccgctTTCAGAAGGGACCCAGACAGTACTGAGCCCGTCGGTGACCTGCGGGCCCACGGGCCTCCTGCTGTGCCGCCCCGTCATCCTCACGGTGCCACACTGCGCTGAAGTCAGTGCTGGTGACTGGATCTTCCAGCTCAAGACCCAGGCCCACCAGGGCCACTGGGAG GAGGTGGTCACCCTGGATGAGGAGACCCTTAATACCCCCTGCTACTGCCAGCTGGAGGCCAGGTCCTGCCACATCCTGTTGGACCAGCTGGGCACCTACGTCTTCACGGGTGAGTCCTACTCCCGCTTGGCAGTCAAGCGGCTCCAGCTGGCCATCTTCGCCCCCGCCCTCTGCACCTCTCTGGAGTACAGCCTCAGGGTCTACTGCCTGGAGGACACGCCCGTAGCACTAAAG GAGGTGCTGGAGCTAGAGCGGACCCTGGGTGGCTACCTAGTGGAGGAGCCAAAACCCCTGCTGTTTAAGGACAGTTACCATAACCTGCGCCTCTCCCTCCACGACCTGCCCCACACCCACTGGAGGAGCAAGCTGCTGGCCAAGTACCAG gagATCCCCTTCTATCACATTTGGAGTGGCAGCCAGAAGGCCCTGCACTGCACCTTCACCCTGGAGAGGCATAGCCTGGCCTCCACGGAGCTCACCTGCAAGATCTGCGTGCGGCAGGTGGAGGGGGAGGGCCAGATATTCCAGCTGCACACCACGCTGGCAGAG ACACCTGCTGGCTCCCTGGACGCCCTCTGCTCCGCCCCCAGCAGCGCAGTCACCACCCAGCTGGGACCCTATGCCTTCAAGATCCCCGTTTCCATCCGCCAGAAGATATGCAACAGCCTGGACGCCCCCAACTCGCGCGGCAATGACTGGCGGTTGTTGGCGCAGAAACTCTCCATGGACCG GTACCTGAACTACTTTGCCACAAAAGCGAGCCCCACGGGTGTGATCCTCGACCTCTGGGAAGCTCTGCAGCAGGACGACGGGGACCTCAACAGCCTGGCGAGTGCCTTGGAGGAGATGGGCAAGAGCGAGATGCTGGTGGCCATGGCCACCGATGGGGACTGCTAA